A segment of the Dermacentor andersoni chromosome 5, qqDerAnde1_hic_scaffold, whole genome shotgun sequence genome:
TTCGTTCCTCGCTGCGCGGCGCGTTCGCTGCTTCATCCTTCGGCGTGGTCCATTACTCAGTAACGTCGAAGGACCCGGAGCTACAtcgctaaatcgtgcggcctcagttgctcgccacagaagtcagatttactcgtcatcaagccaacaagaaagaaaggagaccaagaggACGTCCGCATCACCATCCTCGGGAGGACCATAAcgccaaccacgcaagcacgtatcctgggtgtcatcttccagaacaatggcaaggcgggagcgtcgatcgacaaaatcaaggtttcaacggaacaaatttcgaGCATGATCAAAAGAGTCACAAACAGAAACAgaggattgaaggaggacgatgcactgacgctcgtccaggctttcgtgacgtcgcgcatcgtttgcgcggcgccgtacctcaagttacttaagaaagacagggaccagttgaacgtcattatacgcaAGGCAACCAAGATAGCGCTGGGCATgccgaagcattcttcgaccgacaagcttctcggcatggctAAGCACAACGTCGTtgaagagttaatagaagctcatctgtctaattAAAGAGTTTGACTTAGTGAAACTtcggcgggacgtcgcgttcttgccaagttgggctggcaataggcagagcggaaggaaacggggccgttacccaggttgtcGGCGCATAAAATCGACAGTAAGCCGCTGCCtcgaaacatgaggtcgggtcgtaacgacggccgcagagcggctcgtatagcggccttgacggagactttagatcaaatagtagaagaggaagagaggctcactctcttcacagacgcttcgttacccaagttttcatcgaaagccACGCTGACAGTTACGACGagggatgtgctcgtaacctgcgcctccatcaagacgtcttttccggaggtggcagaagaggccgcgatagtgctagcactcgcgcagcccaaggtgggaagaattgtcactgactcgcaaaaggcgcataacagctacagaaaggggtgggtgtctcttgcggcactagatattctcagGAGTAAACgtgacgtacctgaaaggaaagttgagttgatatggacaccggctcactctgggctggagggcaacgaacttgcccaccagttcgcccgagagatggaacaccgggtagaggaaggtgagccacagtccataattaTTTATAGGGACATTAGGAACCATTCCAAGACGGAGAGGCACCGTTACCTCGATCCTcgcaaatcgcttagcagagaaaaGCAAGCGATCTACAGACCGATACAAGCAGAATCCTTCCctcacccttaccttcaaaacaagatgtacccgtaAAGGTACGAGAAGGAATGTAATTTCTGCAAGATTCAGTTAGACGCGCTACAACAAGTCATTAGAGTATGCGATTTCGTCAAGGCAATCCCTCCACCTCTTACCTGCCCcactaccctaccccatcccccatccacccttaccgagcgatgggagaccttgctaaccagtccgaccctgcaagaccagcttgtcctgatctccaggggccaggtggctggggaagcatatgggtcccgtgaagagggaaccacttgcatcgacggcgtctaagaagatgtcgagctcggctcaataaagttgtttctctctctctccccgagCTACAGCGAGGGACGCCAACGCTCCGTGCAGGAAAGGGCGCATAAGAGCGGCGCTGAAAGAAATTATATGCATGCCAAAATGCGTGAATTTCCCGTCATTCACGTTTCTGTGGAAGCGTGTAGCGGAATACAATCAACTGATATTGCAGCAGTGGTGACTTCTACGCCGTgatattgaaaagaaaaatacagcgCGAGAAGCCCTAATGTACgcgtgcatcatcatcatcatcatcatcgtcgtcgtcgtcgtcgtcgtcataaccatcatcatcatcatcatcattatcatcagcaaaAACCTTTATTGGTCTCTGCAGAATCTTTTGTTGTCGTCAGTAAGGGTCTTCTTGTACGCTCTTGAGTTGGTTTAGCATGGGTGGGGCCCTTTTTCCAGCTGCATGCATGCACGATGGTTTGGCAAAGCGACTAGGTTTCGCAGTTAATGTTCACTCGCAAGTTAGCGTTGTATTGTTTCGGCAGGCTCTCTGTCCTGTTTGTTGTCCACTTCACTTGTTTGTGATTTACTAGCTTGTCTTAGTTTAACGTTATGGCAAGCAGCTAGCATTTGTCGGACGCCGTCACGAAAGATCGGCTGCTGAATAATTGAAGAGCTGCGCGCCGCAGCCTTGCCGTTAATGGCATCAATGGGAGCTTTTAGCCGTGGCGGCGAGAACCTTATCATGTTGAAGTAACCGTTAAGCTGAACAATAGCAAATGTGCCTTTTCCTGCTTTGCCAATGGCGTATGTCATATATAAGGCAGTGCGGAATTATGTTGCTCGCATGAATTTCGGCTACAGTAGCACTTTTCTGGGTCATACTGCCATAGACCAATGGCATGTTTTAGCTGAAATAATAAAATTTTCATTTTCCGCGTTCGACAAGAACGCTAAATCGTAGGACAGGTATGAATGTGCGGTATCTTGCATGACTATAATGGTGGGCGCGGATTAGAATTTTTAGCAGTCTTAATCACAAATTTCAAATAGAGCAATCGGTTCTGTTGGTTTTATCGCGCAGCATCTAGAACAAATTAAGATCTGAATGGCCATGTAGTACGTATACAGTTGTCGAAATAAGTTTTCGTTTAAAAGAAATAAGCCAGAACAATCGAAAGGAAGGCGGTGATCTTGAGGTGGGAAAATTACACGTGGAAACAATACATCAAAATTTGCGCGCAAAATTTTCAGAATTGAATGGCTCATTCGGCCGAAGCGTACTGAATCCATTAACGTTATTAGAAATTTATAAAGATAATGGTATTATTTGTTTTATGCACATAGGACTTATACATTAGAGTACCTATTACAAGACATTTCAGGAGGCAAATGGCATTTATAAATGAATAACATAGTTTGGTCAATCACTCATACTACCGCTTACTTATCTATGTTCAAAGGCCAATGGTAAAGAAGTTTCGCTTTTCTCAGTTGGTTATAAATGAGTAGCATAAAACACTGAAGCAATCTCGGcaaggccacaagactcgtaTTTGTATAATTTCGGTataagcagacgacgcgagcagGTGGTGGGTAGCGGCTCTGACTGAAGTCCCAGCATGATGCCTCCAATATTTTTCGATGAACCGCGGGCACTGTGCAATACCGTAGTCAATGCCGACTAGTCGTGTGCTCTAAGTCAGGTGTCCCTTCCGACTAGCAATAATGGCgtcattttcttttcagtttcggtatcaaaAACGTCTGTTATTGCGCATATTCGTGATATTTCCACTCGTATTTCAAAAAGTAATATTATTCAAGGGGGCTCTTCTATACCCTCACTAGATTAAACGGACTGACAGCTGGCCAGGATTTGCtgcgagacgttgatggaaatgaaatcaCCATAATTTATAGTGATTGAATACAGGACACTGTTCGCGATTTAAATAGGAAATGCACTATTATTTTAGACTGGCAGAGAAAGTCTCAAACACCAGTAAGTGGCACGGCATAGTGGTGAAGTATTGGTACTTTGGATGTAGTATATGAGCTTACTGTGCGTAAGTTGGAGGTTATTAAACACAGCATACTCCTCACTTAACACAGCTGTTGGAAATAGTATTAGGCCTTTGCTCTTCATTCTACAAGCGTTGCAATGTAAAATAAAGTCACACGCCGACGCGGCACAAACACAGCACAGTTAGAGCGGCTCAATAGGAGCTCCATTCTCGGCAGCACGCACTAgtgggtcttcgcggcgaagtctctttgcgtagttttcacgagaacgatctgaccTGTTCGCCCAGCGTCCatggcgagctgcggcttgtgaagctctctgcacagcggtcagGCAAGCTCTTGGTTGTCTGATTACAGCCGCGCACGTGGCTCTACGATTCGATTCTTCAGCggtggttcgtaccttgcgagtaGGTGCCATAACGTGTACCAAAGAGTAAGCACAGGTGTCCAGAATACGCGGCatacatgtcacatcccttgacccgtggcatgataggatgatcatgatgatgatcattatgatcatgacgatgatgatttatcaGCGTCTCCTTTGAAATTGGGCGGTGACAAACAGTCCCATGGCCTGCTTGAGTTTACCAGGTCCCGCTACACGGAACATGCAACTGCTCCATGCAACTGCTTCATGTCGGTACACCTGTTTCAACAGAAGGCTTGTATCACAAGTATATATCGCTTGTATCACAAGTATGTATGCTTGTATCGCAAGTATGTATGCTTGTAACACAAGTTTGCATATATCGACGCTACGCGgagcgcatgtcacatcgcgcgACAATTGGAGTgcacgatgctaatgatgatgacgatgatttattggcattccctttgagaCGGGACGGTCACAAACAGCCACTATATagtctgcttgatttaatcaggcatgCTGTACATGGTTTTCATTTTAGCATTTTTGTTTACATCATTTTAATATTCCTTTTCTTCCTCAGACCtcctctatctaccttgtaccactacctatgcaacTGTTACATGGCGTCCAACCTAGTGTAATAATATGTACCAGCAATGCAAAGGGCACACGTATATATGCTACCCCACGCGCATCTCACATCCCAAGtgacacgatacgatgctaatgatgacgatgatgatatagatagccatcccctttgaaacggggtggcgaCATAGTAACCTAACCAACTTAAGTTAAGCTcctctgggggggggggagggtggagAGGTACAcctttattgtagaaccagcactttatgatggccgggcctaagtctcccatgaggggacgtcgagggcttgcttcgccgccgcctcacgaGCGTGCTGGgccgcccaggtttggtcgtcgagggcggagctccgcagagcctcatgcaaccgcgacgagagggtcgtggtgtTAATGTCTGTGTattgtgctgggcactcccacagcatatgcggaagcgtagccgggtgaatgccacagcaccggcagttggggtagtgtaaacgtctgggattataaggtggaggcgggagggtgaagggtacgtgtttgtttgtagcagacgcagggtggtatatatcctgcgcccggctgaatttggggtgagggggggTGAGTTCGGCGACTGacgtaaaaggccttaacgagaccGTTATAAGTgatcagattgtccctggtgtccaactcgtctccagtgactccggcgccgttgactaggcctcgcgcaatggagtggatgacctcgttgagattggggaggttgGGGTGGACAGCGGCCGCACGCGCCGGGATCCATGTGAGGGAGACCAAGCTGTCTTTAGgctctcgctcagccgtcactaacttcagcaaaggccttATTTCTCCCCAAGCTTTTCACATAATCTGCCAGGCACCCCACTCTAAAGCTGCTGTACAATacatgcccttttttttttcaatctatcTAGCAGATTTGTATACGTCGCCgtagtcttctttttcttcctcaaacctttcCTATCTGCCTTCTACTGCTGTCGATGCAACTGCTTAATGTCGGGCCAGCTGCTGTAATTATATGCAACAGCAATGGGATGTACGCACGCACCGATGCTATGCGGCACGTATGTCACATCGCATGCCTCCTCGCGCGCTATGGCGCGTTTATAGGGCATATTGCTGCTGTAAGCGAGCAAACGCTGGCCttgctcagtggtagagtagctgactcctgCGCAGCGGGCCCGGGTGCGATCTCGACCGTAACCGGGCATTTTTTGTTCTCATTCCCGCCAACAGCTGCGACGGATACCGGATACCTAAGTGGCTGTTGGAATAAGCCCGCagcagcttacgctgtaaagTGCGCGCTAACAAGCGACGTTGCCTTCGTGGTAAAGAGCGGGGCGGCCAGCTGTTCAATGCATCCTGGCGCGCATGAAGGCTGTAGAACGCGCCAGTTGCCGAGCTCTTTTTTCTCTTTGAaatttgaaagtttatttaacatagataacgtatacaattgcaaagtacaaACTTTTGGGATCCAACAAATTTCTTAAAGGGTGCCTACCGATTGTTATTAGGCAAGAACACTTTTattgctgctgcttttttttattgtaagaTCACATGAAACTTGAATAACTGaaataagtaaaacaagaaaatacagtagtACGAAAGATTTCGCAAATGAGGTACATTTTTCtaagaattttctttttctacatcaTCAAAATCTCGACACAGGAAAAGAAAAGTGAGGACATGTGTAAGCATGCGCAATGTTACGCACTGTCACTAAGTGAGTGCATTAGTTCTTTTAAGAAATATTCGCAATATTCTTAGAGTGGTTAGGTTACTATGAAGCCTATTCCAAACTGAGGTGCCTGTAAACTGTAGTGTAAAGCGACCGTAATTAGTATTTACCTTAGGCAATAAAAAACGACAAGATGCGTTCCCAAGATTGCGAAGTGAGGGATGGAGCGAGACTGATGTCAAGGCTAGTTTTTCATTACCTATTTGATGCATGACGGAAGCGATGTTGTATGTTGTCATATCGTAAATGTGCAGGATGTTCAGGGCTTTAAATAAACCTTCACTCTTAATATGCGTATTGTGGGATGCTACAATGCGAAGAGATCTTTTTGAAGTGTAAACACCAGTGACACAGGACTTTTGTATGTGCAACCCCAGGTCGCTAAGCAGTACTTAATGTGACAGTGAACAAATGCGTAGTACAGATTGATAAGTATGTGGGGAGGGAAATAGTTTCGACACTTCGACAGCACATGCAAGCCATATAAAGCCTTATGAACGACAGCACGCACATGAAGGTGGAATTTTATATCATTATCAATAATAACAGCAAGAAATGTTTTCTCACTAGATTGTTTTATAGCATGGTTATTGTAAACGACATCTGAATTAAtagttgtttttctttcttcagagTCAAACAAGATAAAAGCTGTCTCCGTTGGGTTAAGGCGAAGAGCATTCTGTCTACACCAAGGGAGTTACTACCCGAAGTTCTGTAGTCTCTGTGAGATACAAAATGCTGTCGACGAATTTCAATAGTCACTGCAATAATACCATTGCTTGTATATCCTACCAGTTAGTTTGCCTTGAGTAAATAAAAGCATGGCGCATGCagtcagcaaaagcatggccttcatgATTAGTTTGTGTAATTTGGAAGGAGCCTTCGCTGGGGCGTTGATTTAGGGCACCACCTATTACAGTAAAAATAATTCAGAGCTTTATACAAGATGAACCGCAGGAACATCGGCTTGATAATCAAAATATTACTTTCTTGCTGCCGAAGCCGCACTTGTCGTTTGCTTGCCACCAATTCTGGCGCATAATCGCTTTCGCGCTCACGTATCACTGTGTCAAGCATGTTCCTTGAGCACGACCCCGTCCTCTATGCAGATCTCAAAATTCTGATGAAAAATGTTCTACGGCCTTTTCCGCATCACCATCGTATGATTGTACACATACCCCACTAAAATATCCGGTACTATAAAAATTGGTTCTCAGTCCTTTTAAACTAGGATTTATGCGCAGTGAACAATTTCGTTGCAGCTGGTCTTTAAGAAGCATTGGTGCGCCAAAATGGTATCTAGTAATTAGGTGACACAGCACTTGTCTGTCTGCCCGTCGATTGCTTGAGCCATTTGGTGCAACGGACGACGCCGTAGACGATGAACTCAACGAGGAGGAAAAATGTCGACGTGGCGAGGACATAACCCATGAGAATGAATACAACGCGCAGGTCCTCGAACCGCAGTGGCTGGTAGGCGCTGCTCCGGTCCTGCCTGCTGCTCTCCAAGAAGCAGGAAGTGCCGTGTGGGTAGACCTCTTCATCCCGCATGAAGCGTGACGGCATGGCTGTCAGCCAGAGAACTCTGCACGTTGAGAAATAAGTCTTGAGCATACAGTAGTAGACGGAGCACTATCAACCCCGCCACGCCTCAGGCCATATCAGGGCGCATGGTAGATATTCCTCAAGCTATCACGCGCTAACAAGGCGTGCTCATCTGCCACGCACGCAATGACACCCTCCTGACCTCCGCCTCTATGCACCTTGTGAGTGGCCGCCATGCGGAAGACCCTCCACTGTGTCACCCTGTTGCGGCTACTTCAGCGCTCCCCACATTGTGGCACTTCTTCGCCGCACTACACCCCATAGGCCCCTCCGCATGCCTGACCTCTAATACCACGGCCGAGAGGTACCAATATCAACGGTACCTTGTGGCCTCCGTTGGTGACGCACTGGAGAACGCTGCAAGCgagaccctggactgagggccccgtCAACCTACCTTTCCTGCAATAAGGTGTTTTCTATCGCTGATGTCGTCAGTTGTGAGCAATATGTGAAGGACGATGCAATTCAATTTTGAGCAGTGATTATTCGCGATATGTGGATTCGTATTCTTAGATGTGCAGAATTGCTTCGATGGAAACTAGCTGGTATTGCGCATACCAAGTGTCAACATATCAGCGTCATATAGCAACATACCAATATGTAAAAAGTAGCAGCTGCGTTAGACATTTGGACTTATCGAACACTTCCACACAGGAGCTCACAAGGCCTCTTTTAAGATATTGCTTTTATATTGCTCTATGGCTTATTCCGACGTTACCATTCTGCAAAACTGCCCAACATTTGCCGCTGGTTATCAGATTTGCGTTTGCCATGAAGAGAAGCAGTTCGTACCTCATTGTGCCTAGTGACATACGCTtaatgatgctgctgctgatgatgatgattgaaacACTGACACGCACCCACAACGGTGCCACATCAGCAAGCGAGAGCTCTCTTAAGATTTTCCTACAAACACAAATAGCACTCCTTCTGCCTCCTCCATGCAGTAATATCTGTGCGATATGAGCTTCCATTGAGAACATGCTTACAAGACCAGATTTCGAAATAGAAGACCATTTCCGAGGCACTTAAAGACAAAGCGTCCTAAGTTCGTCGTTTGGAGTAACACTggataacattttttttcagtgtggTCGCTAGAGCCTGTAGAGATGCTTATAAAAGTCGGAGATTTTAATgtaaaaaccacgatctggttatgaggcgcaCTGTACGGGGtatctggaataattttgaccaccaggggtttttTGATGTGCAAATAAATCAAAATACATGGACGCTTTTTCATTTCGCCGACATCTAAATGgagccgccgcgaccgggatcgaGCTCGCAGCCTCGAGCtgaacagcgcaacgccatagccactgcgctACCGCCGCGGGCAAGCACTTAAGTCTTGTGGGATGCACATGTACTCATAGTTGTATAAATATCAGCGCGTCTTAACGACTATAACTTTTGTTTGCATATTGTGATAAAGTGTGAAGCTTTACCTGTCACTTGTTCCTGCATGCTTAATCATTTGTATTCATTGCAGTCATTATTGCTTGCATCTTTTTATATTTATTCCCTCCTTCTTGGCTGGAGTAGGGCGTGCAGTGTAAGCAGCGAGAAACAAACAAACCCACTGACTGACAAACAAAGGAacgaacagacagacagagagaaaaaaatgaagtaaatgaATAAAGATAAACAAAATAAATGCACAATAAAACCGAGCAGAATTCACCTTTTGTCGAACTCGGTAACGATCCAGCGTGGGATGTCTCGGCGAAAGTACCAGACCGAGCGCAGCAGCCAGATGTTTTGGGTGCCGATGTAAAAGTAGCCGTTCAGCACCGGGCAGTGCTTCGAGGCTTGGACCCGGGCGCTGGTGGTGTCCAGCATCATGACGGCACGCCGCTGCAAAACCATGTCCAGTGTGCGCGGGGTGTACATCTGCATCACTGGCAGCAGGCCCTTACGTTCCACCGACCGAGCGTACACGTCCTGCACGGTCTTCAGACTGGACGTCTGCGTACGGACGAGGTATGATAACATAACTTGCAATATACGTTCTCTGGTTTTCCACGCGAAAGTCACGACCTTAATATAAGGCACATCTTGAGTGGGACTCCGCAGTAAGTTTGACTGTCTAGGGTTTGTTAATGTCACCTAAATCGAAGTATACGAGAGCTTTTTTAtcgttttttttctaattttaacCTCATGGAAACGCAGTGTGGCCTCAGCTCGGATCGCACCCGCAACCTGGAGCTCGGCACCGCAAATGCTAAAACCCATGTGCTACCGTTTGTGAgtgacaacgagaagaaaggggttaacggGGGGGCCCAAtatttattaatcgtatcatgagaagccaacaaacaaacacaccatggacaacataggggaaatcacttgcaCTTTGTAATTGAATTTTAAAAaatcataaattaatggcaatgaaagtggaggaaaaaacaatttgccgaaggtggggaacgatcccacgtcttcgcattacgtgtagAGCATCGCAGCACAGGATTTGCACACAACtcactgtgtgtgtgtctggTTGATCCGCTGTGCCCGTGTACAAGTTGCCCTGCATTTAACACGTTCTGCAGTAAACTTGCACCAAGATTATCAGAGCTTGTCAGGCAGTTGCCGACCAGAAAGACGCGTGTGGGCCCGAAAGGCGACATGCTCGGTCACGCCATCCAGAGAGCAGACACTAGGCTTTCGACTACAAGACGACACATATGCGCGGCACAACAGCATGTGTCTGCGTGACCCTATCAGTTTGGTAGTGCAAAGTAGTACCTGCAGCACGTATGCCAACGGCGATTTCCCGGCGACGATGGGCAGCATGTCCTGTTGGCGCATGACGTCTTCGACGGTATTAATGCGTGACGTTTCCGACTTGACGAGCAGGTTGGCCTTCACCTCGCCGTTGAAAAGGTTCACCAGCACGAAGCACGCGATGAGCCATGCTCCCAGAAGCACGCGGTTTGATAGGGGCACAAAACGAACCTGCGTCGCTGTTGCATAACTGCTGTCAGGCTTAACTCTAACGCACATGTCATGATTGACGCGGCTTTGCCGAACATACGCTAGTTGCGCTAAACGAAAATTGGTGTTTTTGCGAAGAGGATAAAAGATCACAGTTGCCAGGGtactaatgcaaaaaaaaaaacgaaaaatcatTACACCAGTATCAGAAGAAAAACTGCGC
Coding sequences within it:
- the LOC126532437 gene encoding uncharacterized protein isoform X2, yielding MMSTIAYRVAGRRGRKTDLFMDVSKYLYAYVEVLFFEATQVRFVPLSNRVLLGAWLIACFVLVNLFNGEVKANLLVKSETSRINTVEDVMRQQDMLPIVAGKSPLAYVLQTSSLKTVQDVYARSVERKGLLPVMQMYTPRTLDMVLQRRAVMMLDTTSARVQASKHCPVLNGYFYIGTQNIWLLRSVWYFRRDIPRWIVTEFDKRVLWLTAMPSRFMRDEEVYPHGTSCFLESSRQDRSSAYQPLRFEDLRVVFILMGYVLATSTFFLLVEFIVYGVVRCTKWLKQSTGRQTSAVSPNY
- the LOC126532437 gene encoding uncharacterized protein isoform X1 — encoded protein: MIFRFFFCISTLATVIFYPLRKNTNFRLAQLAYVRQSRVNHDMCVRVKPDSSYATATQVRFVPLSNRVLLGAWLIACFVLVNLFNGEVKANLLVKSETSRINTVEDVMRQQDMLPIVAGKSPLAYVLQTSSLKTVQDVYARSVERKGLLPVMQMYTPRTLDMVLQRRAVMMLDTTSARVQASKHCPVLNGYFYIGTQNIWLLRSVWYFRRDIPRWIVTEFDKRVLWLTAMPSRFMRDEEVYPHGTSCFLESSRQDRSSAYQPLRFEDLRVVFILMGYVLATSTFFLLVEFIVYGVVRCTKWLKQSTGRQTSAVSPNY